The DNA sequence GTCTCGTATATTCTTTTTTATACATACTATCCGAATGCCTTTGGCATGAACACAGTCATCATGCCGATCATCCTGTCATTTGCCGCTTACATGCTGATCAGCATGCTGACAGCCGGGACAGCACAGAAAGATATGGGGCAGACAGCCTGAAAAAAGACGGGACAGCTTTTGCTGGTCCCGTCTTTTTGTGTATGAACTAATATTTTATCTTAAAGGAAGAAGACAGCTCGCCCTGGCCATCCAGTTCATCCACTTGCATCTGATCGATCGCCGAGAAAGGGTTGCCTCTCTTCAAATCCCTCATAAAAGAATCCAGCTGTTTCTTGTCTCCGATTGCCCGGATCTCCACAGAACCGTCATCCAGGTTGCGCACCCAGCCATTGATGCCGTATTGAACAGCTTTTCTCTGTGCAAAAAAGCGGAACCCCACTCCCTGCACCTTTCCGGAAACTATAATGTTCAAATGGATCATCTTCTTCTCCTCCGGCACCATAATTACCTCCATCGTCCCACAAAAGAGGGGCTAATGCAATATTCAAGAAGACAGAAAAAATAAAGGTCGGCCCCCATAAAATTTTCCGGCCTAACGAATGGTGTAGATAGTCTTTAAAAAGAAAT is a window from the Bacillus infantis NRRL B-14911 genome containing:
- a CDS encoding acylphosphatase; this translates as MVPEEKKMIHLNIIVSGKVQGVGFRFFAQRKAVQYGINGWVRNLDDGSVEIRAIGDKKQLDSFMRDLKRGNPFSAIDQMQVDELDGQGELSSSFKIKY